GCCAGGGCCAGAAGGGCAACCGCCGCAGTTCCGGCGCCGACGATCTTTCGGGTTCGTCGCTGCCCGCGTCCCACTGTGCTCATCGCTTCTCCTCGTTGAGATCGTGCCGCATCACGCGCTTCAATGCTTGTTCATGCGGTTTTGAGCCATGTTATGCCGTGATCTGCCGAAACGTCAAGCGTCAGATTTCCCGCGATCACGACGAATATCGCGCGAATCGTTGAGTCGATGCCGATATCTCGCAGGAAGTCGATGTGCAGTTTTGTGCATGAGTATGCCGCGTTCTTCGGGTTCCTGTGCTAAATATGTCTGCATGGACGCATCAGCAACCGGACAGCGACGCCGACTGCCCGCCGGACGGAAGGCGGATCTCGCGACGTACGTCGAGCAGACCGGCCAGGTGACGGTGAGCGATCTGGCCGAGCACTTCGCGGTCTCGATCGACACGATCCGCCGTGACCTCGATCAACTGGATCGTGAAGGCGTACTGATCCGCACCCACGGCGGGGCGGTCAGCGCAGCGAACGGGCAGCTCAAGGATCGGGCCCTGGATGTGCGACTGCGCATGCAGACCGAGGAGAAGGAGCGCATCGCCCGGGTCGCCGCGGGCCTCGTCGAGGACGGCTCTGTCGTGATGCTGAATGCGGGCACCACGACGCTCGCCGTGGCACGAGCCCTGCGCAACCACCACGACCTGACGATCGCGACGAACAATCTGCGCATCCCCGGCGAGCTCTCCCCCTCGGCGTTCCGCGATCTCTACGTCTTCGGCGGAGCTGTGCGCTCGATCACCCAGGCCACGACCGGACCGGTGACCTTCACGATGACACCGGGCGGTCCCGAGGTCGACATCCGCTGCGATCTCGCTCTCATCGCGGTCGGTGCCGTCGACGAGGCGGGGTACTCGACCTCGAACCTCGGGGATGCCGCGATGATGTCGGAGATGATCCAGCGTGCCGAGCGCACCGCGATCCTCGCGGACTCCACCAAGCTCGGACGCCGGTTCTTCGCCCAGATCGCCCTGCTCGAGCGCGCGGACTACCTGATCACGGACGCTCCCCCGCCCCCGCGCATCGCCACTGCGCTCGCGCAGGCGGACGTGCAGGTCCTGACCCCCTGACATCGGCCTCCGCACATCGATCAGGAATCGAGAAGCGGGCCCCTGCGGAGCCTCCGTAGCGTCTCCTGCATGAACACCACGATCGATTCCCTCACCCTCGACGTCCCGGACGTGGACGCCGCCCGCTCGTTCTACACGCAGGCCTTCGACCTCGGCGACCGCCTGCGCTTCCGCACCGCGGATGCCGAGACCTCCGGCTTCCGCGGGTACACGCTGTCACTCGTCGTCTCGCAGCCGGCGAACGTCCACGCCCTCGTGGACGCGGCCGTCACCGCCGGCGCCCGCGTGATCAGCCCCGTCTCGAAGTCCCTCTGGGGTGTCGGAGGCACGATCCAGGCACCGGACGGCGCGATCTGGAAGGTCGCGACATCGGCGAAGAAGGACACTGCGCCCCCGAGCCGCACGATCGACGAGATGATCCTCCTGCTCGGCGCGAAGGATGTGGTCGCGTCGAAGAGCTTCTATGCGGATCGCGGCGTCGCGGTCGCGAAGAGCTTCGGACGCAGCTACGTGCAGTTCGACACGGGCGCGAGCCCGATCGGTCTCGGCCTGTACCGGTATGCCTCGCTCGCCAAGGATGCGGGTGTTCCGGCGGCCGGGTCAGGCTCGCATCGGCTCACGGTCCACGGCACGCTGGGCACGGCCGTCGACCCCGACGGGTTCGTGTGGGCTCCGGTCACGGTGACCGCCTGAGTTCCGACGACGCGACGAAGGCCGCCGGGAGCACTCCCGACGGCCTTCGTGCGTGTCATCCGACTAACGGATCAGAACCACCTGGTGAGGAGTTCCCAGAGCCAGTCGAGGATCGCGCCGATGATGCCGCCGGCGCGGTTGACCTTGACGGTGGCGGTCGCCTCGTCGCCATCGGCCTGTGCCGCCGCGACGGTGTACTTGCCCGAGGGAGCGCTCTTCGGCACCGTCACCTGCGTGCTGAAGGTGCCGTCCGCGGACACCTGGACCGTGCCGACCTCGACCGGCTTGCCCTTCTTCGGGCGCAGCTCGATCGTCACCGTCTCACCGGGCTCGTACCCCTGGCCGGTGACCTTGAGGTTCTTGCCCGCCGACACCTTGGACGAGCCCAGGGCGATCGTGCCCGCGAACTCCTCCTCGCCGGCGATCGTGAACGGCACCTGCACGGTGGTCCCCGTCCCGGCGACCGCGACGGAGAGGACCTGTTCGCCGAAGACACCCGACGGAACCGTGAAGGTCAGAGCGGCACGACCGCCCTCATCCGTGGTGTCGACGATCGTCGGATCCACCGCACCCGTCGCCAGGACGGTGTCTCCCAGCGAGAGCGACACCTCTCCCGGAGCCGGCTCGCCCGCGCTGAACGCCAGCGACGAGAGCGACACCGTGACCTGGTCACCGGCGCTGTACCCGTCGGCGTCCGCCGGGCTGACCGACACACCGACCGCGCGCTGGGCGTAATCGGGGCTGGCGGTCTTGTTCGCGTCGAACCAGTCGACCATCGACTGCAGGTCGATCTTGCCGGTGTCGCGCTTGCCCGTGCCCTCCTTGAAGGTGGAGAAGTTGTCTCCTCCCGCAGCGAGGAACGAGTTGGCCGCGACCGTGTAGTCCGCCGCAGGATCCACCGGCGTGCCGTCGAGCGTCATCGAGGTGATCCGCGAACCCTGTGCCGCTGCGGGGTCGTACGTGTAGACCAGCCCCTTCGAGACCCCGAGCTTCAGGAACGGACGTGCCGAACCCGCCGGCTGCCACTGCTCCTCGAGCACGCTCTTCAGCTGCGCACCCGTGAGCGTGAGCGTCACGAGCGTGTTGGCGAACGGCTGGACCGTCGCCGCTTCTCGGTAGGTGACGTTGCCGTCGGGATCGGATGCTCCGGAGGACGCGTACATGAGGTTCGCGCGGATGCCGCCCGGGTTCATGAGAGCCAGGTCGGCGCCGGTGGACGACTGCTGCACGTCGGCGACGAAGTTGCCGATGGTGGACTCTCCACCGCGGTTCTCCGAGCCGTTGGTCTGACGCGCGCGGTTGAAGTCCGCCGTGATGTCGCCGACCTTGATCGCTCCGAGGACATCGGCCTCGGCCTTCGCCTTGTCGACGATCGTCTGCACCTCCGGCACTGCCGGATAGAGCGGCTTGCCGGCCTCGGTGAGGGGCTTGATCTCGTTGGTGATCGAGATCAGGTCCTTCGTGGTGGCGTCGACCTGGATGTTCATCAGACCCAGGTTCTCGCCGTACTGCCCCGCGGAGACGACCGGGCGGCCGTCGATCACGTGGTTGTAGGCGAGGTGGGTGTGGGCCGACACGATGGCGTCGACGTCTTCATCGACCCCGTACACGATCTCGCCGAGCGGCGAATCCGGGGTGATACTCGACAGCTCGACGCTGGAAGCGCCCTCATGCACGAGCAGGATGATGACATCCGCCTCACCGTTGGACTCGTCGCCGTCGCGCAGGTCGTCGGCCACCGCGTTCACGGAATCGGCGATGCTCCGGACTTCGAGGTCCGCGATGCCCTCCGGCGAGACGAGCGAGTCGAGGTCCTCGGTGACGGCTCCGATGAAGCCGACCTTCACACCGTCGAGCTCCTTGACCCAGGCGGGGGCGAGCGCCGGCTCACCGGTCTCGGTGACGAACACGTTCGAGGCGATGTACTCCCAGTCGGCGCGGTCCTGCACCCGATCGCGCAGGTCCTCCCAGCCCTGGTCGAACTCGTGGTTGCCCGCTGCGCTGACGTCGAGACCGGCCGCGTTGAGGGCGTCGATCGTCGGGTTGTCGTCGTTGATGAACGAGGTGAACGTCGAGGCGCCGATCAGGTCGCCGGCGCCGGCGAAGATCGTGTTCGGGTTCGCCTCACGGAACTGCTTCACAGCCCCTGCCAGCACCGCGGCTCCCGCGGCGGCGCCGTCGGCTTCGATCCTTCCGTGGAAGTCGTTGACCGTGACGACGTCGATGCTCACCGGCGGGATCTCCGCGGAGACGCCGACGATGATGGGGTCGTGGTCGCTGGAGCGGTACGGGGTGCCCTCCTCGGTGGCGCCGAACGCGTAGCCGCGGTCGCTCCACTCCGGAGAGTTGATGCCCCAGACTCCGGCTCCCGTGATCGACGAGGCCAGCGACGGCGACGCGATCACGTGGTCGAGGGAACCGAGCTCACCGTCGAACGTGTAGGTGTACTGTCCCGATGCCGTGTCGGCGACCAGGTCGCTCCACCCCTTCGAGGTGAACACGTCGATCGGGTCCTCCTCGCTGTAGGCGTTGAAGTCGCCGATCAGCAGCATGTCGCCGCTGCCCGTCGTCTCCTCCAGGTCTTCCGTGAAGGCGAGGATCGCGTTCGCCTGCGCGACGCGGTCGGCGTTGAAGAAGCCCTGCCCGTCGGCCGGCTCGGCGCCCGCGCCCTGGGGCGGCGACTTCGACTTCAGGTGGTTGGCCACGACCGTGACCACACGGCCGTCGATGTCGAACGCCTGGGCGATGGGCTCGCGGGCGTTGCCCCACACGCTCTCATCCGTGACGGTGGCACTGTCGCCCACCGTCGTGACGGCATCCTTCTTGTAGATGATGGCGTTCGTGATGTAGTCGGTGGTGGCCGCGTCGTTCAGCGCGTCGGGCGTGGGCACGTAGTCCCATACCTCGGCGCCCGCGTCGTCGTTGAGGCCGGCGACCAGATCCTTGAGCGCCGAGTCGATCGGCTTGCCCAGCTTCACGGAGTTCTCGATCTCCATGAGGGAGACGATCTCGGCGTCCAGGCCGTTGATCGCCGCGACGATCTTCGACTTCTGGATCGCGAACTGCGCGGCGTTCGCCGCACCCCGGGCGTTCGAGTTCTCGCTCTTCAGCGTCGTGAAGTAGTTGTAGACGTTGAACGAGGCCACCTGGACGTCACCGCCGACCTCCGGAGCCGACGCGGTCCGCGGGTTCGTCGCCTCGAATCCGACCTTGAGGTCGGCCGACGAGGAATCGTCGATCGGCACGACCGGCTGCAGACGCCAGTCGTCGAACCCCCACTGCAGCACGTAGCCGTTGTCGCTGAAGTCCACGACGTCGCCGTTGCGGACGACGGTGTCCTTCGTGAAGTACGGCTGCTCGCCGGGGTGGCCGCTGTTCGTGACCTGGATCGACCAGCCGTCATCCAGGAGGATGCGGTTAGCGCGGTTGGCCGCGGCGATCGCGGTGGCCTCGTCGCCGGGGCGCGTGGTCTCCGTGCTCTTCACCGCGAGGTCTTCACCGGCGTTCAGCCAGAGCGTTCCGTAGTTGTACAGCTGGTGGCTGGAGGCCAGGCGGTAGCTTCCCTCCGGTGCCACGTACATGTTCTCGTACTGCTCCCGATCGGCACCGCGCACCGAGTCCGGCAGCGGTGTGACGGCGGGGACGCCGACTCCCGCGGTCAGCACCGCGACGTCACCGGCCGCGGCCGGGGTGATCTGGGTCTGCCCGAAGTACTCGCTCACCGCACCGGTCACCGAGACGAGGTCGCCGATCTCGAGTGTCGGGGACAGCGCGTTCAGGAAGACGAACACCCCGTCCGAGGCGCCCGGCGTGGCATCCGTCGCCCCGCCGGAGCCCTGGGTCTGGATGACGATGCCCTTGTAGCCGCCCGTGCGGTAGTCCGCCGTGACGACGCCCTCGACCTCGACCGTCTGGCCGTTCAGCGGGGAGACATCGGTCGTGCCCTGGACCTCGGCGATCGTCGCCGCGATCGGATCCTCACCCGGGTCCGTTCCGGGGTCGGTGCCGCCGGAGCCCTGCGGGGTGATCGTCGCAGAGAGCGTGAAGTCCGCGCTGTTGTCGTCGGTGTCGACAGCGTCCGTGCGGTTCAACGACTTGACGTCGGTGTTCCCCGACGGCGCCGTGGCCGCCTTCGTCTCGAAGGTGTTCGACGAGCCGTAGCCGAGCAGGTCGACCACACCGTCCACACCCACCGTCGAACCCGGCGTGAGAGTGACGGCGGCGGTGCCCTCGACGAGGGCGAGTGTGCCGTTGGTGCCGCTCGGAGTGAGGGTGGTGACGGCATCCGGCGTGGGGAGCTCGGCACCGTTCGCGCCGTTGCTGTTGCCCTGCACCAGGTAGTAGCCGCCGGCGGGGATCTCCCCGGTGAGCGCGGCCACACCGTTGAAGGCGCCTGTGCCGCTGGCGGACCGGTACTGCAGCGACATGCCATCGAGGGTGATCGCGGCGGACGTCGGGTTGTAGAGCTCGACGAACTTGTTCTTGAAGGCCGCCCCCGCGCTGCCGCCGGAGAGATACGCCTCGTTGATCACCACCCCCGTGCCCGTGGTGTCGGCTGCGGCGGGAACGGCGGCCAGCGAGCCGAAGCTCAGCGCGGCGACGCAGGTCACGGCGAGAGCGCCGATGCGCCCCCGACTTCTACGGTGCGAGACCGGAACCATGCGGTTCCTCTCGTCTGGGGCGGACATCATCGGTGCTGTCTCCTCGGTCGGGTTCGACACTACTCAGGACTGTCACGGCACACAGGGGAAACTCCCAGCGCGCTCACATGGTGCGAGCATACGGAGCGGTCAGGACATCCTCAACGGAGTTTCCCGATTCGTCACCGAGCGCTCACCGGATGGCCCGAGGGACCCCTGACGAAGGTCGCTATCGCCGCACGGGAGCACACAATTGCGCACCGTCGAGCGCGCGGATGCGCGCGATGATCAGGTGGTTTCCCGACCGAGAGCGTCTTCGAACTCCTCGACCTCGCGCTCCCAGGCATCTTTCGC
Above is a window of Microbacterium aurugineum DNA encoding:
- a CDS encoding DeoR/GlpR family DNA-binding transcription regulator, whose protein sequence is MDASATGQRRRLPAGRKADLATYVEQTGQVTVSDLAEHFAVSIDTIRRDLDQLDREGVLIRTHGGAVSAANGQLKDRALDVRLRMQTEEKERIARVAAGLVEDGSVVMLNAGTTTLAVARALRNHHDLTIATNNLRIPGELSPSAFRDLYVFGGAVRSITQATTGPVTFTMTPGGPEVDIRCDLALIAVGAVDEAGYSTSNLGDAAMMSEMIQRAERTAILADSTKLGRRFFAQIALLERADYLITDAPPPPRIATALAQADVQVLTP
- a CDS encoding VOC family protein, which translates into the protein MNTTIDSLTLDVPDVDAARSFYTQAFDLGDRLRFRTADAETSGFRGYTLSLVVSQPANVHALVDAAVTAGARVISPVSKSLWGVGGTIQAPDGAIWKVATSAKKDTAPPSRTIDEMILLLGAKDVVASKSFYADRGVAVAKSFGRSYVQFDTGASPIGLGLYRYASLAKDAGVPAAGSGSHRLTVHGTLGTAVDPDGFVWAPVTVTA
- a CDS encoding ExeM/NucH family extracellular endonuclease, with protein sequence MVPVSHRRSRGRIGALAVTCVAALSFGSLAAVPAAADTTGTGVVINEAYLSGGSAGAAFKNKFVELYNPTSAAITLDGMSLQYRSASGTGAFNGVAALTGEIPAGGYYLVQGNSNGANGAELPTPDAVTTLTPSGTNGTLALVEGTAAVTLTPGSTVGVDGVVDLLGYGSSNTFETKAATAPSGNTDVKSLNRTDAVDTDDNSADFTLSATITPQGSGGTDPGTDPGEDPIAATIAEVQGTTDVSPLNGQTVEVEGVVTADYRTGGYKGIVIQTQGSGGATDATPGASDGVFVFLNALSPTLEIGDLVSVTGAVSEYFGQTQITPAAAGDVAVLTAGVGVPAVTPLPDSVRGADREQYENMYVAPEGSYRLASSHQLYNYGTLWLNAGEDLAVKSTETTRPGDEATAIAAANRANRILLDDGWSIQVTNSGHPGEQPYFTKDTVVRNGDVVDFSDNGYVLQWGFDDWRLQPVVPIDDSSSADLKVGFEATNPRTASAPEVGGDVQVASFNVYNYFTTLKSENSNARGAANAAQFAIQKSKIVAAINGLDAEIVSLMEIENSVKLGKPIDSALKDLVAGLNDDAGAEVWDYVPTPDALNDAATTDYITNAIIYKKDAVTTVGDSATVTDESVWGNAREPIAQAFDIDGRVVTVVANHLKSKSPPQGAGAEPADGQGFFNADRVAQANAILAFTEDLEETTGSGDMLLIGDFNAYSEEDPIDVFTSKGWSDLVADTASGQYTYTFDGELGSLDHVIASPSLASSITGAGVWGINSPEWSDRGYAFGATEEGTPYRSSDHDPIIVGVSAEIPPVSIDVVTVNDFHGRIEADGAAAGAAVLAGAVKQFREANPNTIFAGAGDLIGASTFTSFINDDNPTIDALNAAGLDVSAAGNHEFDQGWEDLRDRVQDRADWEYIASNVFVTETGEPALAPAWVKELDGVKVGFIGAVTEDLDSLVSPEGIADLEVRSIADSVNAVADDLRDGDESNGEADVIILLVHEGASSVELSSITPDSPLGEIVYGVDEDVDAIVSAHTHLAYNHVIDGRPVVSAGQYGENLGLMNIQVDATTKDLISITNEIKPLTEAGKPLYPAVPEVQTIVDKAKAEADVLGAIKVGDITADFNRARQTNGSENRGGESTIGNFVADVQQSSTGADLALMNPGGIRANLMYASSGASDPDGNVTYREAATVQPFANTLVTLTLTGAQLKSVLEEQWQPAGSARPFLKLGVSKGLVYTYDPAAAQGSRITSMTLDGTPVDPAADYTVAANSFLAAGGDNFSTFKEGTGKRDTGKIDLQSMVDWFDANKTASPDYAQRAVGVSVSPADADGYSAGDQVTVSLSSLAFSAGEPAPGEVSLSLGDTVLATGAVDPTIVDTTDEGGRAALTFTVPSGVFGEQVLSVAVAGTGTTVQVPFTIAGEEEFAGTIALGSSKVSAGKNLKVTGQGYEPGETVTIELRPKKGKPVEVGTVQVSADGTFSTQVTVPKSAPSGKYTVAAAQADGDEATATVKVNRAGGIIGAILDWLWELLTRWF